In Oncorhynchus mykiss isolate Arlee chromosome 32, USDA_OmykA_1.1, whole genome shotgun sequence, the DNA window CACAGAAAAAGACCGTTTTCTAATTACCATgggtgtgtccaaaatggcaccttattccctatatagagcacacTACTTTTGAGTGCCAAGTTTTCTAATTACCAAGTCATTGGGGCTGTCATGCTGGATGACCTCAATTAAGACAAGCGTGTGTGAACTGGTCATTAAATCTAAACAGGAGAACCAGCCGAGTAAGCAAATCTATGGAAACAGcaaccaacctgtgtgtgagtgcgtgcatgTCTGTGTTGCTCTGCCCTGTTGGGTTTGGCCCACTTCGGTAATGAAATCAATGCCACAGGTAAAGAGAGGCAGCTTTAAACAACGATTAAACCAACCAAGTACTGCCGGAGTAGTGCCTAGCACTATGCTGTGTCCACAGACTGGACTAATGAACGTTGTCCACAGTTCAAGGCAGTTGAAATAGCCTCCACTGTCCAGGTCTTCATACCCAGTCAGCACATTGGTCAAGCTTAAGTCCGAGGACCAAACTCAGTCACTTCCCATTAAAGAAGAACCTTGCAAGCTGCACAAACAAGATGTTCACGCACAGATGGGCAAATCCTAACTTCTACTTAAATCAAATGTTCACTTGGTCTCCCATCAATGTATGACTAAGTAAATATTCAGTGGAGGTTAGGATTCCCCCCAGCTACAGCGCTAGATGAATGTACTTCTCACAGTCTAAAACTTTGTGTTTATGTCTTTTAATGGTCAAAATGTTGTTAAAAGTCTAAAGTCACAGTCTAACACTTTGTGTTTATGTCTTTTAATGGTCAAAATGTTGTTAAAAGTCTAAAGTGAGCTCTATGACTCAGGGAATGACCTGCGACTGAGAGGTACTGGTTTACCCCCTGCCTTGCTTTCTGTGCCAGTCACAGACATGTACAGAAAATAGTCCACCGTTATGTTATGTGTGTTGTTCCTTAAATACTATCCAGTGTATTCCCTCGGCCCACCAGTAGAGATAAAATATAAAGTAGTCATTAAGACTCTACTGAAACAGAGCATCTAGCTGTTTGACTGTAGAAGCTGACCCTCGGTGTTCAGAGCAGTATTTTAAGACAGGCATGGTGTGTTTGTATTTCTCTTACTATAGAGATGTGACTGTGTATGTGCTGCACTACTTTGCCAGTGATTAAACTGAGGACATGTAATATTCAAGGAAACGTACGTTTTTAAGGTGGAGTTACACCAAGCAACTTTCACACAACTTTATTTGCAGTTGCAGGTTGCAAGAGACATCATTTCAAGCAACTTGGCTGatacacaaagcaactcaaaTGCAATTTAAATTGTATGCAACAGCCAATCAAATTGAAGCTGCTTTTGTTTTGTCATTCAATATGGTTTGAGAATTCTAAACTCACCCAATGTCAACTGCTGCATTACATCTTGATTTCATAAATTATTAGTTTATCCAACCATTTGCTTATTGTATAAAGATTGATTTAGCCAAAATGCTGGCAGTACATTTTAATTAGCTAGCCAAAATGAAATTGCCAGCACTCTTTTATCAAGCTAGCAACAAACAAAGCTACCTAACTTAGCGAGCTAGTGCAGTTCATGCGGAACAAAATATCAGTTGAAACGTGTCAGAGGTCTGGGTTCACTTAAAAAAGGACATGTATTGACTGCCAAAGCATGTACATAAACCTTAACTAGCCCTGATGCCAATATCTAATTATACCGCTACCATTTGGCAAATGTCTCTTCTGTCTACCTTGATCACAGTTCCCGCAGCACTGACAGATGTGTTGTTGACATGACAAGTGGCTCAAAGTTCTGAACCTTCGAATGGATCATGTGACAAAAGCATTTGTTTTGATTGGCTGTTGCTTGCAACAAGTAGAAAAAGTTGAAACGTTGCAACTGGATACAACTGAGTTGCTTATTAACTGCAGGGGGTGTTTCACGAAGCGATCAAGAAGCAACTCAGTTGCATGCTACCAAAGTTGGCGTGAAAATTGCTTTGTATAACTGCAGCCTAATGATAAATAGAATGTTGTTCTGATGATGTCATCAGATGATGTTAGGAAGAGGAACCAGATCCCCAGGCTAACACAGTTAACTCCCAACCAATCAGAGACTAACCCcatccaccccccaaaaaaaactaaCCCCAGGCTCTTACTAAAGGAAATGTTAAGGTAACGAGGAAGAAATCCTCCAAGCCTGTTTTGAAGAACCAGCCTTCAACATACACACAATATAGTTAGGCATCTTTTTTGAACAACTCTTTCCCCAACAATCTAATTCATAATCAGACCACCAACTTCTTTAACAACTCAATTTGTCAAATGTCCGCTAACTACTTGGTGGGGTGAattcataaataaatacatttctataAGCCATAGATCGAATCTAGTAGTCCCAGGTGAAGCAAGATAGTCTTTCTTTGTATTGTCTCAGCTTGTCTGTCTCGTCTTCCCGTCCTGCTGATTGAGTCTACAATCATCCCACAGAACTCAGCACACAGTGACACTATGACATGGGTGGCAGCCCAGAGGCAGGATGGAAGGCAGTACAGATTAGACAGAGGCCACTGCGTCAGAGAGAGCGCCAACCTGTGGCTGGGCTGACTGAGCTCAGATCTCATGCCAGCCTGATGCAGAGCAAGCTTTTGTTTTTTCTCCTCTCTTTTTGTCCTTACAATTAATCTTAAAAAGGTAGGCCTACTATTCACAGGTGTGTTCTGTAGGCCTAATATACATGGTCACAGACAGATAGCCTAAACTCACACagatagaacagagagagagtctgtctCCTCTTGTATGTGCTGCTGTAGCTAGTCTAGTTTGTGGTTCAGTCTTTCTCTGGGCGCCGGCCTGTTTTTACAGCGTCTTTCTTCATCTGGCGGTTGTGTATCTCTCAGCAGCTCACGGTGCTCGGCTGCTGTTTCATAGAAACAAAGTCAGGAATGAAGTCAAACTCGTTCTGACACAGGAACAGTTCTGGGAGCTCCTGAACCCGGTCCAGACCCAGCTCCAACACCAGCGCTGTCAGAACCTCCTCATCTATGAGGTCTATGTCCATATTCTGTCCCAGCACCATACCTGGCCCACCCTGACCCATGTGCTGCATGCTGGCCAGCTGACCCGGCCCTACTCTGTACTGGGCCCCGTTGGCCATGTGATGGCCCTGGACCGGCCCCAGTGGATGTCCGTGGTATTGGGTGTTGAGTTTCTGGAGGTGCATGGAGGCCATGAGCTGCTGGGAGGTGAGCCCACTGGGGTGGTACTGTTGCTGAGGGTGCTGGGGCTGTTGCATGtggtgctgctgctgttgttgttgatgttgctgttgttgttgatgctgttGTTGTTGGTTATACATCATCTGGTTCATCTGGTGGTGGTGTCCTCCCATCTGAGCCCCATTGACCTGGCTGTTCACCTGACCGTTCATCCCAGCCGGCCCCACCATCCCCAGTCCGGGCCGCTGCCTCATGGCGGCCTCCATGGAGGTCTGCGGCACCCTGCCGTAGTGCATAACCTGGCCGTTGGGGAGGGTGCGGAGGCCAGGCTGGGGCACGGATTGCTGAGGAGGGCCGCCCATACCCCCCATCCTGTAGCCGTGGAGGGCCGTTGCAGGGCCGTGGGACATGGGCATCATCATGTGGTCTGCCATGGCTTCTCTGTCACCCTGCAGGAGGAAGGGCAATGTTTACGTTAGTTGTGATGATGACTCTGTATAAAAACATTTGCATCAAAACCTGTCGCCCTGCGGAGGAGGAGGATCAATGTTGCATTTTAGTTGCAAAAGTAGTGTGCTAGTAGTGGAATAGATGAATAAGTGGATTGATTGGGGGTATTCGGGCAGGaaccaaaaggtcactggttcgaatccccgagccagcAAGGTTGGAAAAtatgccgttctgcccttgagcaagacagttaatTAAGAAGTTGATTAAGACAACCCATGTGCCTCtcagattcagaggggttgggttaaatgcggaagataaggtatccccctttctctacATCATCAGATAAATCTGAGCGATACAGCCCCCTGAGAACATAACATTTCCCAACACAGCCCTATACCATGACTGTTCTTGAAACAGTAATTCAATAGCGATAGACAGTATACTATGAGTATTTCTAACAGTGTTGAGTCAGTATTCCTTGACATCTATTCAGATGACGTTTAGGGGGCATTTACACTTTGGTTTTACTGTAATTTTGACCACAACAACATTACGCATAGCCCACTGCATGTATCCGCTGCCAGTATTTAGCCTATTCCACGGTGGGAAATACCAGCCATACCTTTTTCGTTGAAAGGACGCAGAGGATCGCTTGTCGAATTTTAATCTGTTGTTACATAGTAATAAATAAGTTGCTACGTGCACTATGACAGTAAGATGCATCCGCGCGAAAGGAAACCAACGTTTACAAACATTTCGTTAAGCAGTGACGAATGGACAAGATGGTCATTACAATTTTTGCTTATGGGAACAATACAATGGAAAGAAAAATTAAAGACAATGTCCTACGATTCATTAATTCAGAACATAATCTGTGTTTGTGGCACCTCTGTAACACCAGAATTAAAATGGCACATCAACGCATAATTTTCCCACGCACAATTACGCAAGGTTAAAAATGAATGACATCGTTAATAACGTGCGTGTCTCTATCACTGCATGAACACAATATGATGGTGCAGCCCTTTGGATACCATAGGAGTGTGGCTCTGtacatgtctctctgtcttttcacTGTCTGCTTGAAAACAAAGAATTCCGTGTTTCGTTCTTCTCTTTTCCCCAAAGATGAACTCCAGTGCCCCTGGCGCTAAGGTTTCCGTTCAAACCTCTTTGTGCTttagcaataaaaaaaaaataactacGATCCGATGCAATCGTTTCTAAAACCTCAAtcatttagatagaaaacacagTGGATTGGTATTGTCAACAGTCGGACAAAATCCATACAATTGTATTTGGGCTATGCACGCGTAAACATTTAGGGATCTTAACATTAATTCCGTCTATGACACATTTAGCAAAAGGCTAAATGGGGAGCAACAAATAATTATCGAGGTATTTTCTTGAAGACTAATTATTACACAACATATCAAAATGCTAAAGCTTTTAGCCGTGTCGTTTAGGGATTCATTGAacagtaaaatacattttaaaaaacgtATACCAcataacaacaaaaataataatccCGTTTAAATAAACTCGATTTTTCAATATATACGATTCAATCGTTTAGTAATTTATTATACAGTATCACTGCAATATTGCGGGTGTCTGAACAATCGGGTACGTAAGAAATCGCAAATAAAAACAAAATCAACCTAACAATGGTTCTCCTACCTTCCCTCAGCAATATgacacggtctctctctctctctctctctctctctctctctctctctcaattcaatttcaatctctctctctgcaatgaCTGTCCCCTTCACTAGACAACGCTTACCAGCTAATTGTCCTTGCTCTGAAGTTCTATTGAGTTCTGCTTCTGGTATTGGATTTCCG includes these proteins:
- the LOC110488168 gene encoding cbp/p300-interacting transactivator 3, giving the protein MADHMMMPMSHGPATALHGYRMGGMGGPPQQSVPQPGLRTLPNGQVMHYGRVPQTSMEAAMRQRPGLGMVGPAGMNGQVNSQVNGAQMGGHHHQMNQMMYNQQQQHQQQQQHQQQQQQHHMQQPQHPQQQYHPSGLTSQQLMASMHLQKLNTQYHGHPLGPVQGHHMANGAQYRVGPGQLASMQHMGQGGPGMVLGQNMDIDLIDEEVLTALVLELGLDRVQELPELFLCQNEFDFIPDFVSMKQQPSTVSC